One segment of Tamlana crocina DNA contains the following:
- a CDS encoding amino acid permease, producing MRKRLKKELGLFDVFAISTGAMFSSGFFLLPGIASHYTGASVFLAYMLAGVLILPSMFSIAEISTALPRSGGAYFFLDRSLGPLMGTIGGLGTYFALMLKTTFAIIGIGAYAAIFWDVPTKTVAIVATLFFMALNLVGAKKTSAFQKVFVTFLLVILITFIVDGIYLICFGNTLGKEALGEQFTPFFSDGMGGLFTSAGFVFVSYLGLTQIVSVAEEIKNPERNIPLGMVLSLVVTGLIYGLGVYIMVAVIEPETFANEMAPAAVAASKMFNWLPENAGVLLMSVAALAAFASTGNAGLLSASRYPFAMGRDKLLPAVLSKIGGKGTPVMAIFFTTALIILFILLLSEEGIVKLASTFQLLIFIFINFSVIVFRKSKIESYDPGYLSPLYPFMQVVGIVISFILIIYLGWMPILFTTGIVVLGLVWYHFHAKGKVKREGAIFHWFALLGKYQYDELENELMAILKEKGLRQGDPFDETVIKSKISILKSSTDINGVLDKASDYLEAGLQRKKGAVKKKFVQSLRDDSVISLPGVLIFHAKYKNVLHPSLHIILSKTAVLGEIPSKNGERKSPLHICCFLINTDEKPKQQLRMLSRLIDILEREQVVNTLLAMGSHREIKEYLLQNENFLSIKLLEDTSQSVMIGRQLMEVKLPKDVLVALVERNSKTFTPNGATVLEKGDILTILGEAKSISKLFKEYVGAEMEKW from the coding sequence ATGAGAAAGAGACTAAAAAAAGAATTAGGGCTGTTTGATGTTTTTGCCATTAGTACAGGGGCTATGTTCAGTTCCGGCTTTTTTTTACTGCCAGGTATAGCGTCTCATTATACAGGAGCATCGGTGTTTTTGGCCTATATGCTTGCTGGGGTATTAATATTACCGTCCATGTTCAGTATTGCAGAAATCTCAACCGCTTTACCACGGTCAGGCGGAGCGTATTTCTTTCTCGACAGAAGTTTGGGGCCTTTAATGGGAACTATTGGTGGACTAGGAACCTATTTCGCCTTAATGCTAAAAACGACCTTCGCCATTATTGGTATCGGTGCTTATGCGGCCATATTTTGGGATGTTCCAACTAAAACCGTTGCCATTGTGGCTACACTTTTTTTTATGGCTTTAAATCTCGTAGGAGCAAAAAAAACGTCGGCGTTCCAAAAAGTATTCGTAACCTTTCTGTTAGTCATCTTAATTACATTTATTGTTGATGGGATTTACTTGATATGCTTCGGAAACACATTAGGGAAAGAAGCACTTGGAGAGCAGTTTACACCATTTTTTTCAGACGGTATGGGCGGACTGTTCACATCGGCTGGATTCGTTTTTGTATCGTACCTAGGGCTCACTCAAATTGTGAGTGTAGCCGAAGAAATTAAAAACCCAGAAAGGAATATCCCCTTGGGAATGGTGCTGTCTTTGGTGGTTACCGGACTCATTTACGGTTTGGGCGTTTACATCATGGTGGCTGTTATCGAACCAGAAACATTTGCTAACGAAATGGCGCCTGCTGCCGTTGCGGCATCGAAAATGTTTAATTGGTTACCGGAAAATGCGGGCGTGTTGCTAATGTCTGTTGCTGCTCTTGCCGCATTTGCTTCTACGGGTAATGCGGGACTTTTATCTGCTTCCCGTTATCCATTTGCCATGGGGAGAGACAAATTATTGCCCGCCGTGCTGTCTAAAATTGGAGGCAAGGGCACTCCGGTAATGGCCATATTTTTCACAACGGCTTTGATTATTTTGTTCATCCTTTTATTGTCTGAAGAAGGAATAGTTAAACTAGCCAGTACTTTTCAGTTGCTCATTTTTATATTCATCAATTTTTCTGTTATCGTCTTCAGGAAAAGTAAAATCGAATCTTACGATCCCGGGTATTTGTCACCGCTTTATCCGTTTATGCAAGTTGTTGGGATAGTCATTTCGTTTATATTGATTATTTATTTAGGGTGGATGCCTATTCTTTTTACCACAGGAATTGTGGTTTTGGGGCTTGTTTGGTATCATTTCCATGCCAAAGGAAAAGTAAAGCGAGAAGGTGCTATTTTCCATTGGTTTGCCCTTTTGGGTAAATATCAGTACGATGAATTGGAAAATGAATTAATGGCCATTTTAAAGGAAAAAGGATTGCGGCAAGGCGACCCTTTTGATGAAACAGTAATAAAATCTAAAATAAGCATACTGAAGTCCTCAACCGATATAAATGGGGTTTTGGATAAAGCATCCGATTATTTGGAAGCCGGATTGCAAAGAAAAAAAGGAGCTGTAAAGAAAAAGTTCGTTCAGTCATTACGTGACGATTCAGTTATAAGTTTACCGGGTGTTTTAATTTTTCATGCCAAATATAAAAATGTTTTGCATCCGTCGTTGCATATCATTCTTTCAAAAACCGCCGTGCTTGGTGAGATTCCTTCTAAAAATGGAGAGCGCAAATCGCCCCTGCACATTTGCTGTTTTTTAATCAATACCGACGAAAAACCTAAGCAGCAATTGCGCATGCTATCTCGATTGATTGATATTTTGGAGAGAGAGCAGGTGGTCAATACACTTTTGGCTATGGGTAGTCATAGGGAAATCAAGGAATATCTGTTGCAAAATGAAAACTTTTTAAGCATAAAATTGTTAGAAGATACATCGCAGAGTGTTATGATTGGCCGTCAATTAATGGAGGTGAAATTGCCAAAAGATGTGTTGGTGGCATTGGTAGAAAGAAATAGTAAAACCTTTACGCCCAATGGAGCCACCGTCTTGGAAAAAGGCGATATACTTACCATCCTTGGAGAAGCTAAATCTATTTCAAAACTGTTTAAAGAATATGTTGGTGCCGAAATGGAAAAATGGTGA
- a CDS encoding shikimate dehydrogenase — MNKLGLLGRNISYSFSRSYFKKKFENEGIENTTYDNFDIENIDRFPSIIKNTKGLKGLNVTIPYKQEVMPFLDKINKKAKEIGAVNTIKITKKGKLVGYNTDCYGFKNSLKPLLKPQHKSALILGTGGASKAVAYSLKELGISYHYVSRKLSENVSFSYDTLTENDIKNHQIIINCSPVGTFPNIEDCPNIPYNGISKHHILYDLIYNPEETSFLKKGKENQATTINGLKMLELQAEKAWQIWNLE, encoded by the coding sequence ATGAACAAACTAGGACTTTTAGGCAGAAACATTTCATATTCATTTTCAAGATCATATTTCAAAAAAAAATTTGAAAACGAAGGCATTGAAAACACCACTTATGATAATTTCGACATTGAAAACATTGACCGTTTTCCTTCAATCATTAAGAATACCAAAGGCTTAAAAGGCCTTAACGTTACCATTCCTTACAAGCAAGAAGTGATGCCTTTTTTGGATAAAATCAATAAAAAAGCCAAAGAAATCGGAGCGGTAAACACCATAAAAATCACAAAAAAAGGAAAACTTGTCGGCTATAACACGGATTGCTACGGTTTTAAAAACTCACTGAAACCACTACTGAAACCGCAGCACAAAAGCGCATTAATTTTAGGTACGGGCGGTGCCAGCAAAGCCGTTGCCTACAGCTTAAAGGAATTGGGCATTTCGTATCATTATGTTTCGCGAAAGCTTTCCGAAAACGTAAGCTTCAGTTACGATACGCTAACCGAAAACGATATAAAAAACCACCAAATCATCATCAACTGCTCGCCAGTGGGCACATTTCCAAATATTGAGGACTGTCCCAATATTCCGTATAACGGTATTTCTAAACATCATATTTTATACGATTTAATCTATAACCCGGAAGAAACTTCATTCCTTAAAAAAGGGAAAGAAAACCAAGCAACAACTATTAACGGACTGAAAATGCTAGAGTTACAAGCCGAAAAAGCCTGGCAAATCTGGAACCTCGAATAA
- a CDS encoding OstA-like protein yields MNKLQVLLFTLLLGLVTTNLFYGQTKKKIQIEYAGKLTIDEEQYPGAKILTRDDAQQVHVEHNGANMWCDKAIHYSQENFIEAYGNVVIKQGDTINMASKYVEYSGITELAFAHGDVVLTDPNSTITTDTLYFDKLNEQAFYKSGGTVVKDSSGTITSKIGRYFMAQKKYQFVEDVVLVNDESTINSNYFDFYSDTGHAYLFGPSTITTETSKTYCEKGFYDTENNVGYALKNAKIDYDKRIIEGDSLYFDDAKSFASATNNIKVTDTINNSVIKGHYAEVFKEKDSVFITKRALAITVQENDSVYIHADKIMVTGKPENRIINAYYGAKMYKSDMSGKADSIYSNQKTGLTKLINIGKFTTGDKFSVNRKPVLWNMENQMTGDTIHLISNNETEKIDSLLVFNNAFIISQDTISKTGYNQINGLSLVGLFNDENQLRQVDITKNAQSIFYARNDKQELIGIDKAKSGSISMLFSNGDIEEYTRLNQVDGNLYPESKYPEKEKFLKGFDWREEERPKSVEDLFKDDEPYNLPTIKGLDDYVPQDAFFNEAMMERIEQAGQISPTLISSSIIASKENNLLKFPNNYESNIWNKVGLRVLNVNEIAPNGDKISQKLETKTDKTYSYRCIIQTLEEKTGTFEFSVWLKGEGTISLKLQEAGGDYSNYVSSEVTLTKYWKKHTVTSQKDQDNNNLRAVLIGIDEDDDFLLWSPALIKLID; encoded by the coding sequence TTGAACAAACTGCAGGTTTTACTTTTCACACTTTTATTGGGTTTAGTTACAACGAATCTTTTTTACGGACAAACCAAAAAGAAAATCCAAATTGAATATGCCGGAAAACTGACCATTGACGAAGAGCAATACCCTGGCGCAAAAATATTGACCCGCGACGATGCCCAGCAAGTTCACGTTGAGCACAATGGTGCCAACATGTGGTGCGACAAAGCGATTCATTACAGTCAGGAAAATTTTATTGAAGCCTACGGAAATGTAGTCATCAAACAAGGCGACACCATAAATATGGCTTCAAAATACGTGGAATACAGTGGCATTACCGAGTTGGCCTTTGCCCATGGCGATGTGGTTTTAACCGACCCAAATTCAACTATAACTACCGATACGCTTTATTTTGATAAACTGAACGAACAGGCCTTTTATAAAAGTGGTGGCACCGTGGTAAAAGATTCCTCTGGGACGATTACCAGTAAAATTGGTCGTTACTTCATGGCTCAAAAAAAATATCAATTCGTTGAGGATGTGGTTTTGGTAAATGACGAATCGACCATCAATTCCAATTACTTCGATTTTTATTCCGATACAGGGCATGCTTATTTATTCGGACCATCCACCATCACCACTGAAACTAGCAAAACCTACTGCGAAAAGGGCTTTTACGATACCGAAAACAACGTGGGCTACGCCCTAAAAAACGCCAAAATCGATTACGATAAACGTATTATTGAAGGCGACAGCCTCTATTTTGATGACGCCAAAAGTTTTGCTTCGGCAACCAACAATATAAAAGTCACCGACACCATTAACAACAGTGTCATTAAAGGACACTATGCCGAGGTGTTCAAAGAAAAAGATTCGGTTTTCATTACCAAACGCGCATTGGCGATTACGGTTCAGGAAAACGATTCTGTTTACATACACGCCGATAAAATTATGGTGACCGGAAAACCCGAAAACCGCATTATCAATGCTTACTATGGTGCAAAAATGTATAAGTCGGATATGAGCGGTAAGGCCGATTCCATTTACTCCAACCAAAAAACGGGCCTCACGAAATTGATTAACATAGGCAAATTTACAACCGGCGATAAATTTTCAGTGAATCGCAAACCCGTTTTATGGAATATGGAAAACCAAATGACGGGCGATACCATCCATTTAATTTCGAATAACGAAACCGAAAAAATTGATTCGTTGTTGGTTTTTAACAACGCGTTTATCATCAGTCAGGATACCATTAGCAAAACGGGGTACAACCAAATTAATGGTTTAAGTTTGGTCGGTCTTTTTAATGATGAAAACCAATTGCGTCAAGTTGATATTACCAAAAATGCACAATCTATTTTCTATGCCCGTAACGACAAACAAGAACTTATTGGTATCGACAAAGCTAAATCGGGCAGTATTTCGATGCTTTTTTCAAACGGAGATATTGAAGAATACACCAGACTAAACCAAGTGGACGGCAATTTATATCCAGAATCAAAATATCCCGAAAAGGAAAAATTTCTAAAAGGCTTCGACTGGCGGGAAGAAGAACGCCCAAAAAGTGTTGAGGATTTATTTAAGGATGACGAACCTTACAATCTCCCCACTATAAAAGGACTGGATGATTATGTGCCGCAAGATGCCTTTTTCAACGAAGCCATGATGGAACGGATTGAGCAGGCGGGCCAAATCTCCCCAACGCTTATCAGTTCAAGTATTATAGCCAGTAAAGAAAATAATTTGTTAAAATTCCCTAATAATTATGAGTCAAATATTTGGAATAAAGTTGGTCTCAGAGTTCTTAATGTGAACGAAATTGCTCCCAACGGAGATAAAATATCACAAAAGCTTGAAACCAAAACGGACAAAACATATAGCTATAGGTGTATTATTCAAACACTGGAAGAAAAAACTGGAACTTTTGAATTTTCTGTCTGGTTAAAGGGAGAAGGCACAATATCCTTAAAACTCCAAGAAGCTGGTGGAGATTACTCCAACTATGTGAGCTCGGAAGTTACTCTGACTAAATATTGGAAAAAACATACCGTAACCTCCCAAAAAGACCAAGACAACAATAACCTAAGAGCTGTACTAATAGGAATAGACGAAGACGATGATTTTTTACTTTGGTCTCCAGCATTGATAAAATTGATTGATTAA
- a CDS encoding aspartate aminotransferase family protein, with translation MQQDFLKYQAQTSPHPLAMEISHAKGSFIYDTNNKAYLDFVAGVSATPLGHNHPKVIDAIKKQLDQYMHVMVYGEYIQKPAVELTKLLSKNLPEPLEKTYLTNSGTEAIEGALKLAKRATGRTEIIAAKNAYHGNTMGSMSVMGYEERKQAFRPLLPDVKFIEFNNEVELDQITTKTACVILETIQGGAGFIEPENNYLKKVQEQCHKVGALFILDEIQPGIGRTGKLFGFENYNCQPDILVTGKALGGGMPIGAFTASKELMDLLQDNPKLGHITTFGGHPVIAASALATLKEVTESNLMQQALEKEQLFRSLLVHPLIKEIRGKGLMLAFILPSSEITNQLILDCQDAGLILFWLLFEPKAVRITPPLTISNEEIRHGCKVILEILTKIYG, from the coding sequence ATGCAACAAGACTTCCTAAAATACCAAGCACAAACCTCGCCCCATCCCTTGGCCATGGAAATCTCGCATGCCAAAGGTTCATTTATTTACGATACCAACAATAAAGCGTATTTAGATTTTGTTGCAGGAGTTTCAGCGACACCATTGGGGCACAACCACCCCAAAGTGATTGATGCCATAAAAAAGCAATTGGACCAATACATGCATGTAATGGTTTATGGAGAATACATCCAAAAACCAGCAGTTGAACTCACCAAACTTTTGTCCAAAAATTTGCCCGAACCTTTAGAAAAAACCTATTTGACCAATTCGGGCACCGAGGCTATCGAGGGCGCCTTAAAACTAGCCAAACGAGCTACGGGGCGAACCGAAATAATCGCTGCCAAAAATGCCTACCACGGTAATACCATGGGCTCGATGAGCGTTATGGGCTACGAAGAACGTAAACAAGCCTTCCGACCATTGTTGCCCGATGTAAAATTCATTGAATTTAATAACGAAGTAGAGCTTGACCAAATCACCACTAAAACTGCTTGTGTTATTTTGGAAACCATTCAAGGCGGAGCCGGTTTTATTGAACCCGAAAACAATTATCTTAAAAAAGTACAGGAGCAATGCCACAAAGTCGGTGCGCTTTTTATTTTAGACGAAATTCAACCTGGCATTGGCCGCACTGGAAAACTCTTCGGTTTTGAAAACTACAACTGCCAACCCGATATTTTAGTTACCGGAAAAGCTTTGGGCGGCGGCATGCCCATTGGCGCTTTTACAGCCTCCAAAGAATTAATGGATTTATTACAAGACAACCCAAAATTGGGCCATATCACTACATTTGGAGGTCACCCGGTTATTGCTGCTTCAGCTTTGGCTACATTAAAAGAAGTTACCGAAAGTAACTTAATGCAGCAAGCTCTTGAAAAAGAACAACTATTCAGGTCGCTTTTAGTCCATCCACTAATCAAAGAAATAAGGGGGAAAGGCTTAATGCTCGCCTTCATCCTTCCTTCATCAGAAATTACAAATCAACTCATTTTAGACTGCCAAGATGCCGGATTAATTCTTTTTTGGCTCCTTTTCGAACCTAAAGCAGTAAGAATTACGCCACCATTAACCATCTCGAATGAAGAAATAAGACATGGCTGTAAGGTCATTTTAGAAATTCTGACCAAAATATATGGTTGA
- a CDS encoding rhodanese-like domain-containing protein, translating to MEDLTQEEWAEQLANDDNAVVLDVRTDDEVAEGIIPNAIHIDIYKGQEFINEIEELDKSKNYYVYCRSGNRSGKACQIMEQLGFENAYNLEGGMLEWTGDVVDKT from the coding sequence ATGGAAGATTTAACACAAGAAGAGTGGGCGGAACAATTGGCAAACGACGACAATGCAGTGGTTTTGGACGTAAGAACCGATGATGAAGTTGCAGAAGGCATTATACCTAACGCCATTCATATTGATATTTATAAAGGCCAGGAATTTATTAATGAAATTGAAGAACTGGACAAAAGTAAAAACTACTACGTGTACTGCCGTTCGGGTAACCGCAGTGGAAAGGCTTGCCAAATAATGGAGCAACTCGGTTTTGAAAACGCCTATAACCTGGAAGGCGGTATGCTGGAGTGGACCGGTGATGTAGTTGACAAAACGTAA
- a CDS encoding tetratricopeptide repeat protein: MEFSHNDNNNLPLTKFESMLKTNHVLFFDSEEFENIIHHYLNQGKIALAKKAIKLGLGQHPTSVNLRLFKVEVYVFEDKIEEADALLNELYNIDSTNEEIYIQKANIFSKQDNHEKAIEVLKKALTLTDDVVDLYSLIGMEYLFLDEYENAKEYFMKCLEADIDDYSALYNIIYCFEFLNQYEDAISYLNLFLDKNPYCEVAWHQLGKQYLMLKDYDKALAAFDFAIISDDTFVGAYLERGKVLEKLKRYEEAIENYSVTLKLDDPTSFALLRIGHCHERLKNDELALQYFDRTVHEDPLLDKGWIAITKYYKKRHNFQKALYYINKAINIDSENVQYWKLYSQINQRLNLFEEAERGFKKTLELGNYELNTWLSRADLLVKLGELEGAIFNLEQAQDFYPENAEIEYRLAGAHFALNQNNKGIFYLKNALKLNEDFSFILDELFPDVINKIAVKKLLKANL; encoded by the coding sequence ATGGAGTTTAGTCATAACGACAACAACAATTTGCCGCTTACCAAGTTTGAATCAATGTTGAAAACAAATCATGTTTTATTTTTTGATTCGGAAGAGTTTGAAAACATTATTCACCATTACCTTAACCAAGGAAAAATAGCCTTGGCGAAAAAGGCCATTAAGTTAGGATTGGGGCAGCACCCTACTTCAGTAAACTTAAGACTGTTTAAAGTGGAGGTCTATGTTTTTGAGGATAAAATAGAGGAGGCGGATGCCTTACTGAATGAACTTTATAACATCGATTCTACAAACGAGGAAATCTACATCCAAAAAGCCAATATTTTTTCAAAACAAGACAATCACGAAAAAGCTATCGAGGTATTGAAAAAAGCCTTAACGCTCACTGATGATGTTGTAGATCTCTATTCTTTAATTGGCATGGAATACCTTTTCCTTGATGAATACGAAAACGCCAAGGAATATTTTATGAAATGTCTTGAGGCCGATATCGATGACTATTCGGCGCTTTATAACATTATTTATTGCTTCGAGTTTCTGAATCAATACGAAGACGCCATTTCATACTTAAACTTGTTTTTAGATAAAAACCCGTATTGCGAAGTAGCTTGGCACCAATTGGGCAAGCAATACCTTATGCTTAAGGACTATGATAAAGCACTCGCTGCCTTCGATTTTGCAATTATTTCAGACGACACTTTTGTTGGAGCTTATTTGGAGCGCGGTAAAGTTTTGGAAAAATTGAAACGTTACGAAGAAGCCATTGAAAACTATTCCGTTACCTTAAAATTGGACGATCCTACCTCGTTCGCCTTACTCCGTATTGGCCATTGTCACGAAAGATTGAAAAACGATGAATTGGCTTTGCAGTACTTCGACAGAACGGTTCACGAAGACCCGCTTTTAGATAAAGGTTGGATTGCCATCACCAAATACTACAAGAAAAGACACAATTTTCAGAAAGCACTGTATTACATAAATAAAGCCATTAATATCGATTCTGAAAATGTGCAGTATTGGAAACTCTACTCACAAATAAACCAACGATTGAATTTATTCGAGGAAGCCGAACGTGGTTTCAAAAAAACCCTCGAATTGGGCAACTACGAATTGAATACGTGGTTATCTCGTGCCGACTTATTGGTTAAGTTAGGTGAATTGGAAGGTGCCATTTTTAATTTGGAACAAGCCCAGGATTTTTATCCAGAGAATGCCGAAATAGAATATCGCCTAGCTGGTGCCCATTTTGCCCTAAATCAAAACAACAAAGGCATATTTTACTTGAAAAATGCGTTAAAGCTCAACGAAGATTTTAGTTTTATTCTCGACGAACTTTTTCCAGACGTTATCAATAAAATAGCTGTAAAAAAATTGCTTAAAGCCAATCTTTAA
- a CDS encoding DUF368 domain-containing protein, whose amino-acid sequence MQRRLIDYLVISLKGLAMGAADAVPGVSGGTIAFISGIYEELIDTISNVNASLFKTLFKEGIKPFWQQLNGNFLVALLSGIVISFVSFMRMAKYLLEYHPILIWSFFFGLIIASIYFVGKQVTKWNIGSIFSFVIGAAVAFYISKLPTLATNENMWFLFLAGAIAICAMILPGISGSFILIILGAYKTLSNAIHDVDIKKLLIFISGAVIGLLSFSHVLKWLFKNYHNATLAVLTGFIFGSLNRVWPWKNTLTWHTNSKGIKTPLMQESISPLAFEGNNQLVFAIFLMILGFLTIFILERLGSKK is encoded by the coding sequence ATGCAAAGACGATTAATTGACTATCTTGTTATTTCATTAAAAGGGCTGGCCATGGGAGCCGCCGATGCCGTTCCTGGGGTTTCAGGTGGCACCATCGCATTTATTTCAGGCATTTACGAAGAGTTGATAGACACCATAAGCAATGTCAACGCCTCTCTATTTAAAACCCTGTTTAAAGAAGGGATTAAGCCTTTTTGGCAGCAATTAAATGGTAACTTTTTGGTAGCTCTTCTTTCGGGAATCGTTATCAGTTTCGTATCGTTTATGCGCATGGCAAAATATCTTTTGGAATATCATCCCATTTTAATTTGGTCGTTCTTTTTTGGGCTCATCATCGCCAGTATTTATTTTGTGGGCAAACAGGTTACTAAATGGAATATCGGTAGCATTTTTAGTTTTGTAATTGGTGCTGCCGTGGCATTTTATATTAGCAAATTACCAACCTTGGCCACAAACGAAAACATGTGGTTTCTATTTTTAGCCGGTGCTATTGCCATCTGTGCTATGATTTTGCCGGGCATTTCGGGTTCTTTCATTTTAATTATTCTAGGTGCTTACAAAACTTTGAGCAACGCCATACATGACGTTGATATTAAAAAACTACTCATTTTTATCTCTGGTGCTGTTATCGGTCTACTTAGCTTTAGTCATGTTTTAAAATGGCTCTTTAAAAATTACCATAACGCTACTTTAGCGGTATTAACAGGGTTTATTTTTGGATCATTAAACCGGGTGTGGCCTTGGAAAAATACGTTGACATGGCATACCAATTCTAAAGGCATAAAAACACCATTGATGCAAGAAAGTATCTCCCCGTTGGCTTTTGAAGGCAATAATCAACTCGTTTTTGCTATATTTTTAATGATTTTAGGCTTTTTAACTATTTTTATTCTTGAACGGCTAGGCTCTAAAAAATAA
- a CDS encoding DUF368 domain-containing protein — translation MQSTRTFSDRLFLVLKGLGMGAANKVPGVSGGVVAFVAGFYEEFIYSLKKVNGKAFKLFINGRFKSFYRYINGRFLGLLFLGMVVSYFSVSKLLDYLIEHYELYVWSVFFGMIIGSIYYINKDFKDWNYRTYTAMAIGIILGAGISFLNPAKENDNLWFVFFCGIISVSGMTLPGFSGSFILILLGNYVLLLVDSVNALYDTFSDIFKGDFSFTENTERLRMLTVLAVFTLGSVTGLVTFSHALSYILKHYKSITLASIIGFIIGSLGVVWPWKKTIYKTATDGSFILDSAGQKVTQNYQRYIPEAQTETYYAIGFILLGVAIVLALEWYGQKTRKIK, via the coding sequence ATGCAAAGCACCAGAACATTTAGCGACAGATTGTTTTTAGTCCTGAAAGGATTGGGCATGGGGGCGGCTAATAAAGTGCCCGGTGTTTCTGGTGGCGTCGTCGCTTTTGTCGCTGGCTTTTACGAAGAGTTTATTTACTCCTTGAAAAAAGTAAACGGCAAAGCATTTAAGCTATTCATCAACGGGCGTTTCAAAAGTTTTTACAGATACATTAATGGACGCTTTTTGGGGCTCCTTTTCTTAGGAATGGTGGTCAGTTATTTTAGTGTTTCGAAATTATTGGACTATTTGATTGAACATTACGAACTCTACGTTTGGAGTGTTTTCTTCGGAATGATTATCGGTTCCATTTATTACATCAACAAAGATTTTAAGGACTGGAATTACAGAACCTACACCGCCATGGCTATTGGCATTATTTTGGGTGCTGGCATCAGTTTTTTGAATCCCGCCAAGGAAAACGACAATTTATGGTTTGTTTTTTTCTGCGGAATCATTAGCGTTTCGGGCATGACACTTCCTGGCTTTTCAGGGTCTTTCATCCTCATTCTTTTAGGAAATTATGTACTGCTTTTGGTCGATTCGGTAAACGCTTTGTACGATACCTTTTCCGATATTTTTAAAGGCGATTTCAGTTTTACCGAAAATACCGAACGATTACGCATGCTCACCGTTCTCGCCGTTTTCACCTTAGGTTCGGTTACGGGTTTGGTCACCTTTTCACATGCGCTCAGTTATATATTAAAGCACTACAAAAGCATTACATTGGCTTCTATTATTGGTTTTATTATAGGCTCGCTGGGTGTAGTATGGCCATGGAAAAAAACCATTTATAAAACGGCCACCGATGGCAGTTTTATACTCGATTCCGCCGGACAAAAAGTAACACAAAACTACCAACGTTATATCCCCGAAGCCCAAACCGAAACCTATTATGCCATTGGTTTCATCCTTTTGGGCGTGGCCATTGTTTTGGCTTTGGAATGGTACGGACAAAAAACAAGAAAGATAAAATGA
- a CDS encoding DUF3995 domain-containing protein — protein MILTISLSIVLITLGAIHFNWVAGGTFGFAESLPTKESGERVLNPKKIDSAIVGTGLTLFGIFYIFKSGMTENILPNWLLEYGGWIIPIIFILRAIGEFKYVGFFKSVNKTNFAKLDTKLYSPLCLFIGAVGIAIQL, from the coding sequence ATGATTTTAACAATTTCATTAAGCATAGTACTTATTACACTTGGGGCGATTCATTTTAATTGGGTAGCTGGAGGAACATTCGGTTTTGCGGAATCACTACCTACAAAGGAAAGTGGCGAAAGAGTATTAAACCCTAAAAAAATAGATAGCGCGATAGTTGGAACTGGATTGACACTGTTTGGCATTTTTTACATTTTTAAATCTGGGATGACTGAAAACATTCTGCCGAATTGGCTTCTTGAATATGGCGGATGGATAATACCAATAATATTTATTTTAAGAGCCATTGGCGAGTTTAAATATGTTGGTTTTTTCAAAAGCGTAAATAAAACGAATTTTGCAAAACTAGACACAAAATTATATTCCCCTCTTTGTTTATTTATTGGTGCAGTTGGAATAGCAATTCAACTTTAG